From the Shewanella amazonensis SB2B genome, one window contains:
- a CDS encoding HlyD family secretion protein, with protein sequence MKESYGSSDKSQAPTADASLKVSYDNLRRGAYRGRWYLLLALIIAPVLLVIWFVLKPWLFILAPGIVTSEPLEMRSPASGVVHAVYQTRGDVVSTGQPLLVLKDPALDAQIQGLERQLTQMQQFRDLGAEISAQIGEKIRVAEEGMIRQDELLSQFEKFRAKGVVPTADMAAVLQAHTSAKMALEQARAELVSELQRQQEARQAGVVTQSRQRMELELSRLKALREQLTIRAPYDARIADIQVQVGEQLAVERPLLWLSGRASPVVVAYLEPKYLDYVDLGQQASITLPNGESFNGRIEEPTELVSKLPKQLSGSFDGEKPVLKVTLTPLEPLSLAVEGVPVEVRFDRF encoded by the coding sequence GCTACGACAACCTCAGGCGAGGCGCTTATCGCGGTCGCTGGTATTTGCTGCTGGCCCTGATCATTGCCCCCGTGCTACTGGTGATCTGGTTTGTGCTCAAACCATGGCTGTTTATTCTGGCGCCCGGCATAGTCACCAGCGAGCCGTTGGAGATGCGCTCTCCCGCTTCCGGTGTGGTACATGCGGTATATCAAACCCGGGGTGATGTTGTGAGTACCGGGCAGCCACTGCTGGTACTGAAAGATCCGGCCCTTGACGCCCAGATCCAGGGGCTTGAGCGCCAACTCACCCAAATGCAGCAATTCCGTGACCTTGGCGCCGAGATCAGCGCCCAAATCGGCGAGAAAATCCGCGTCGCCGAAGAGGGGATGATTCGTCAGGATGAACTGCTGTCCCAGTTTGAGAAATTCCGCGCCAAAGGCGTGGTGCCAACCGCGGATATGGCGGCAGTGCTGCAGGCGCATACCTCCGCCAAAATGGCGTTGGAGCAGGCCAGAGCCGAACTGGTCAGCGAACTTCAACGCCAGCAGGAAGCACGTCAGGCGGGTGTAGTGACTCAAAGCCGTCAGCGGATGGAGCTGGAACTGTCCCGCCTCAAGGCGCTTCGTGAACAACTCACTATCCGTGCCCCTTACGATGCGCGGATTGCGGATATTCAGGTGCAGGTAGGTGAACAACTGGCCGTAGAGCGTCCACTGCTGTGGCTCTCGGGGCGTGCCAGTCCTGTGGTTGTGGCCTACCTCGAACCCAAATACCTCGACTATGTGGACCTGGGCCAGCAGGCGAGCATCACGCTGCCCAATGGTGAAAGCTTCAATGGGCGCATCGAAGAGCCGACGGAGTTGGTCAGCAAGTTGCCCAAGCAATTGTCTGGTTCATTTGATGGTGAAAAACCTGTGCTCAAGGTGACACTGACGCCGCTTGAGCCCTTGTCTCTGGCGGTGGAAGGTGTGCCGGTGGAAGTGAGGTTCGACCGCTTTTAA
- a CDS encoding alkaline phosphatase D family protein, with the protein MDSSQAPLPTLIAGPIVRHCDQNTLTLWLVSSRPLNTPTLTLNGKNYQPHIDEIPLGEAAWMYLLRVTDDELLPEGKRISYDLIESDRSLLGELDGLTYPGHELPNLIPSRNIHSLLHGSCRNPHHHSGDALVAADTLLAEANAERPALLMLSGDQVYIDDIAGPMLYAIKQVIELLKLREEDFVGAPLTGSDEIDYTPANMYQRYKGLLPHTQYPAKTALWRWYINHPIFTSSIAENHLVSFAEMTALYLLVWSPELWHSIDIPKSPRGLNGKRLAQWQKEWDHLLAFRAGLSQVRRLMAHLPTYMIFDDHDITDDWNLTAKWEEAAYGHAFSKRIIGNALLSYCLFQAIGNAPHKFESVIDELNAMLAPSRLDLSTQDAVIDKLLRFEDWHFHLDTSPRLVVLDTRTRRWRSESNLAKPSGLMDWEALMDFQQQLIGQEQVIIVSAAPMFGVKLIEAVQRTATLLGGSLLVDAENWMAHPGAAGALLSMFMHRKTPQEFIILSGDVHYSFAYDVRIRFRHASPNIYQITSSGIKNQFPEKLLPCFDKLNGWLYGYFSPLNLFTKRKRMLIRGRRPNGERSKRLVNQSGIGWVHLSESGAPSRIAVLHADMSQTEFLPPREH; encoded by the coding sequence ATGGACAGCAGCCAAGCACCACTTCCAACTCTGATTGCCGGCCCTATTGTTCGTCACTGTGACCAAAACACCCTGACACTCTGGCTGGTCAGCTCACGCCCCCTGAACACCCCTACGCTTACCCTGAATGGCAAAAATTATCAGCCACATATTGATGAAATCCCTCTGGGAGAAGCGGCCTGGATGTATCTGCTCAGAGTCACTGACGACGAACTGCTGCCCGAAGGTAAGCGTATCAGCTACGATCTTATCGAGAGCGACCGCAGCCTGCTTGGTGAACTGGATGGTCTGACCTACCCCGGACACGAGCTGCCCAATCTTATCCCGAGCCGAAACATTCATTCACTGCTCCATGGCAGTTGCCGCAACCCGCACCACCACAGCGGCGATGCCCTGGTGGCCGCCGATACCCTGTTGGCCGAAGCCAATGCAGAACGCCCGGCACTGCTGATGTTAAGTGGCGATCAGGTTTATATCGACGATATCGCCGGTCCCATGCTGTATGCCATTAAGCAGGTGATTGAATTACTGAAACTCCGCGAGGAAGATTTTGTCGGGGCGCCGCTGACGGGCAGTGACGAGATTGATTACACACCCGCCAACATGTACCAGAGGTACAAAGGGCTGCTACCCCACACCCAATACCCAGCCAAAACTGCATTGTGGCGTTGGTACATCAATCATCCGATTTTTACCTCCTCCATTGCCGAGAACCACCTGGTGAGTTTTGCCGAAATGACGGCGCTGTATTTGCTGGTTTGGTCGCCGGAGCTATGGCACTCGATTGATATTCCCAAATCGCCCCGGGGGCTGAATGGTAAACGTCTCGCCCAGTGGCAGAAGGAATGGGATCATTTGTTGGCATTCAGGGCCGGACTCAGCCAGGTACGGCGCTTGATGGCCCATCTGCCCACCTACATGATCTTTGATGATCACGACATCACCGACGATTGGAACCTCACTGCCAAATGGGAAGAAGCGGCCTATGGTCATGCCTTTTCAAAACGCATCATTGGCAATGCCCTGCTCAGTTATTGCCTGTTTCAGGCCATCGGCAACGCACCGCACAAGTTTGAGTCAGTGATTGATGAGCTCAACGCGATGCTGGCACCGTCGAGACTGGATCTATCGACGCAGGATGCAGTGATAGATAAGTTACTGAGGTTTGAAGACTGGCATTTTCATCTGGACACCAGCCCAAGACTGGTGGTGCTGGACACTCGCACCCGCCGCTGGCGTAGCGAGTCCAACCTCGCCAAGCCGTCGGGCTTGATGGACTGGGAAGCCCTGATGGACTTTCAGCAGCAACTGATTGGTCAGGAGCAGGTGATTATTGTCTCAGCGGCCCCCATGTTCGGGGTCAAGCTGATTGAAGCGGTGCAGCGCACGGCCACCCTGCTGGGTGGTTCACTACTGGTGGACGCCGAAAACTGGATGGCCCATCCCGGGGCCGCCGGCGCCTTGCTGTCGATGTTTATGCACCGTAAAACGCCGCAGGAATTCATTATTCTGTCTGGCGACGTGCACTACTCCTTTGCTTACGATGTGCGCATTCGTTTTCGCCACGCCAGCCCCAACATCTATCAAATCACCTCCAGCGGCATTAAAAATCAGTTCCCTGAAAAACTGCTGCCCTGTTTCGATAAGTTGAATGGCTGGCTTTACGGTTATTTCTCACCGCTGAACCTGTTCACCAAGCGAAAACGCATGCTTATCCGCGGCCGCAGACCCAATGGTGAACGCAGTAAACGCCTGGTTAATCAAAGTGGTATTGGCTGGGTGCACCTGTCGGAATCAGGCGCACCCAGCCGTATTGCGGTGCTGCATGCCGATATGAGCCAGACTGAGTTTCTGCCACCACGGGAACACTGA
- a CDS encoding dTDP-4-dehydrorhamnose reductase family protein has protein sequence MANIMVTGATGLLGRAVVKSLSASHTVTGTGFSRAAEGILRLDLTDADAVAAAVAEIAPQVIVHCAAERRPDVSAQNPDAAKALNLSATEALCQAAKACGAWLIYISTDYVFDGTEAPYAEDAAPNPVNFYGETKLMGEQAVTRLLPESAILRLPILYGEVERLSESAVLVLIEQLLDYQKQGVDDWAVRRPTSTADIAEAIKGMIAKHVEGEKISGIYHFSAAETMTKHGMVVALAEVLGKDSGHLIAQSSPTDTAKRPKDCTLSCKRLEALGLLNTRPFRVAAAEALTASAAALARAGK, from the coding sequence ATGGCAAATATCATGGTGACGGGCGCAACCGGGCTTCTGGGGCGTGCCGTGGTGAAGTCTTTGTCTGCGAGCCACACAGTCACGGGCACTGGTTTCAGCCGCGCCGCCGAAGGCATTCTGCGTCTGGATTTAACCGATGCCGACGCAGTGGCAGCAGCGGTGGCTGAGATTGCACCTCAGGTGATAGTGCACTGCGCCGCCGAGCGCAGGCCCGATGTCTCAGCGCAAAACCCGGACGCAGCCAAGGCGCTGAATCTGTCAGCCACCGAGGCGCTGTGTCAGGCCGCCAAGGCTTGTGGTGCCTGGCTGATTTATATCTCCACCGACTATGTGTTCGATGGCACTGAGGCGCCCTATGCGGAAGATGCCGCGCCCAACCCAGTCAATTTTTACGGTGAGACCAAGCTGATGGGCGAGCAGGCGGTCACGCGGCTGCTCCCTGAGTCGGCCATTTTACGACTGCCCATTTTGTATGGTGAAGTTGAGCGCCTGAGCGAGTCGGCGGTGCTGGTGCTGATTGAGCAGCTTTTGGATTATCAAAAACAAGGGGTGGATGACTGGGCCGTGCGCAGACCAACCTCGACAGCGGATATTGCCGAAGCCATCAAGGGCATGATTGCCAAGCATGTTGAGGGTGAGAAAATCAGCGGCATCTATCATTTCAGTGCTGCCGAAACCATGACCAAACACGGCATGGTGGTGGCGCTGGCAGAGGTGTTGGGGAAAGACAGCGGCCATTTGATTGCCCAGTCGAGCCCAACAGATACCGCCAAGCGACCAAAGGATTGTACCTTGAGCTGCAAGCGGCTTGAGGCGCTGGGGCTGCTCAATACCCGACCTTTCAGGGTGGCGGCGGCCGAAGCGCTTACTGCCTCGGCGGCGGCGCTTGCCAGGGCCGGCAAGTAA
- a CDS encoding TerC family protein → METWWLWAAFAAIVLTLLWVDIKFVGGKSHKVSMKEALTWSLVWFVVAMAFNAGVWAWLDYSVGREIANDKALEFLTAYVIEKALAVDNVFVWLMIFSYFAIPPELQRRVLLYGVLGAIVMRAGMVFGGIWLINQFHWLLYVFGAFLVFTGVKMLLTADKETDLSTHRGLIWLRSKMKLTEHLEGERFFVLREGVKYATPLFLVLILVEISDLIFAVDSIPAIFAVTTDPFIVLTSNIFAIMGLRAMYFLLQGAAEKFSLLKYGLAIILVFIGFKLMLIDVFHLPIAVALGVVGTILVGSMLLSLWVNRNKPTRFE, encoded by the coding sequence GTGGAAACCTGGTGGTTGTGGGCTGCGTTTGCGGCCATAGTGCTGACCCTTTTGTGGGTCGATATCAAGTTTGTAGGCGGCAAGAGTCATAAAGTCTCGATGAAGGAGGCGCTGACCTGGTCGCTGGTGTGGTTTGTGGTGGCCATGGCGTTTAACGCCGGTGTCTGGGCCTGGCTCGATTACTCGGTTGGCCGTGAGATTGCCAACGACAAGGCGCTGGAGTTCCTGACTGCCTATGTGATTGAAAAAGCATTGGCAGTGGATAACGTCTTCGTTTGGTTGATGATTTTCTCTTACTTTGCCATTCCGCCCGAGCTGCAACGGCGGGTGCTGTTGTACGGGGTGCTGGGTGCCATTGTGATGCGCGCCGGTATGGTGTTTGGTGGCATTTGGCTTATCAATCAGTTCCACTGGCTCCTGTACGTATTCGGCGCCTTCCTGGTGTTTACCGGCGTAAAAATGCTGCTGACCGCAGACAAGGAAACCGACCTTTCCACCCATCGCGGACTGATTTGGCTTCGCAGCAAAATGAAGCTCACTGAGCATCTGGAAGGCGAGCGTTTCTTTGTGCTGCGTGAAGGGGTGAAATACGCCACGCCACTGTTTTTGGTGCTGATTTTGGTGGAGATAAGCGACCTGATTTTTGCGGTGGACAGTATTCCGGCTATTTTTGCCGTGACCACTGACCCCTTTATCGTGCTCACCTCCAACATCTTCGCCATCATGGGCCTGCGGGCCATGTACTTCCTGCTGCAAGGCGCAGCCGAGAAGTTCAGCCTACTCAAGTATGGCCTGGCCATCATCCTGGTATTTATCGGCTTTAAGTTGATGCTGATAGATGTGTTCCATCTGCCCATTGCTGTGGCGCTGGGGGTGGTTGGCACCATCCTGGTGGGATCCATGCTGCTGAGCCTGTGGGTGAACCGTAATAAGCCCACCAGGTTTGAATAA
- a CDS encoding alkyl/aryl-sulfatase produces the protein MMNTRIGLAALLACVGGIAVAAEVPKPATTKTKAINQAVKDALAFEDKTDFDNARKGFIAAPAKVTITADNGAPVWDLEQYKTYITQEAAAPETVNPSLWRNAQLNMLHGLFEVTKGIYQVRGYDLSNITFVKGDSGWIVFDPLISAETAKAAYELISEHVGKFPVKAVIYSHSHVDHFGGVRGLVDEADVVSGKVDIIAPEHFTEHAVSENVIAGNAMSRRAIYMYGALLPRNPQGGVNGGLGQTTSTGAAGLLLPTIEIKKTGEELTVDGVKMVFQMTPGTEAPAEMNTLFPDFKALWMAENTTNTMHNILTLRGAQVRDALKWSGFLNETIDRFMPGVEVKFQSHHWPMWGNDKIVDYMEKQRDIYKFTHDQTVRLMNQGYVGSEISEMIKLPPELERNWSTRGYYGTLRHNSRAVYQRYMGWYDGNPANLNNLPPEDAAKKYVEYMGGSAAMLKKAKADYDKGEYRWVAEVMKQLVFAEPANTNAKNLLADSFEQLGYQAESGPWRSVYLQGAFELRNGVPTSGGVNTASPDIIRAMTPEMVFDYFAVRLNSDKAAGKDLTLEIRLSDLNRDFCLNVKNAVLNYAERQCKTSDVSVTLNKVVLDDIQLGKGSIDDMVKAGKVSLKGSEASLKEFTGMLDNFNFWFNVVTP, from the coding sequence ATGATGAATACTCGAATTGGTTTGGCGGCGTTACTGGCCTGTGTGGGGGGGATAGCTGTGGCGGCAGAGGTGCCAAAGCCCGCGACCACAAAAACCAAAGCTATTAATCAGGCCGTGAAGGATGCACTGGCGTTTGAGGACAAAACCGATTTCGATAACGCCCGTAAAGGCTTTATCGCCGCGCCGGCCAAGGTGACTATTACTGCCGACAATGGTGCGCCCGTATGGGATCTTGAGCAGTACAAGACGTATATCACCCAGGAAGCTGCGGCCCCTGAAACGGTGAACCCCTCTTTGTGGCGCAACGCTCAGCTCAATATGTTGCATGGCCTGTTTGAAGTCACCAAGGGCATCTATCAGGTTCGGGGTTATGATTTGTCGAATATCACCTTTGTGAAAGGCGATAGCGGCTGGATCGTATTCGATCCACTTATCTCAGCCGAAACCGCCAAAGCAGCCTACGAGCTGATAAGCGAACATGTAGGTAAGTTTCCGGTAAAGGCCGTGATATACAGCCACAGTCATGTGGACCACTTCGGTGGGGTGCGGGGCTTGGTGGACGAAGCCGATGTGGTCTCAGGTAAAGTCGATATTATCGCTCCAGAGCACTTTACCGAACATGCGGTCAGCGAAAACGTCATTGCCGGCAATGCCATGTCCCGCCGCGCTATTTATATGTATGGGGCACTGTTACCCCGCAATCCCCAGGGCGGAGTCAATGGTGGTTTAGGGCAAACAACTTCTACCGGGGCTGCCGGACTGTTGCTGCCCACCATCGAAATCAAAAAGACTGGCGAAGAGCTGACAGTTGATGGGGTGAAAATGGTGTTCCAGATGACGCCGGGCACCGAGGCGCCAGCCGAAATGAATACCCTGTTTCCGGATTTCAAAGCGCTGTGGATGGCGGAAAACACCACCAACACCATGCATAACATTCTAACGTTGCGTGGTGCTCAGGTGCGGGATGCACTCAAATGGTCTGGTTTTTTAAACGAAACCATCGACCGCTTTATGCCCGGTGTGGAGGTGAAATTCCAGAGCCACCATTGGCCTATGTGGGGTAACGACAAAATTGTCGACTACATGGAAAAACAACGGGATATTTATAAATTTACCCACGATCAGACAGTGCGACTGATGAACCAGGGTTATGTGGGCAGTGAGATCTCTGAAATGATTAAACTGCCACCGGAGCTTGAACGTAACTGGTCTACCCGTGGATATTACGGCACTCTAAGGCACAATTCCCGCGCCGTGTATCAGCGCTACATGGGCTGGTACGATGGTAACCCGGCTAATCTGAATAATCTGCCACCGGAAGATGCCGCCAAAAAATATGTGGAATACATGGGCGGCAGCGCAGCCATGTTGAAAAAGGCTAAAGCCGACTACGACAAGGGCGAGTATCGATGGGTCGCCGAGGTGATGAAACAGCTGGTATTTGCTGAGCCGGCAAACACCAATGCCAAGAATCTTCTCGCCGATAGCTTTGAGCAGCTTGGCTATCAGGCCGAATCCGGCCCTTGGCGTTCGGTTTACCTGCAGGGGGCATTCGAACTTCGAAACGGTGTTCCCACTTCTGGAGGAGTGAATACCGCCAGCCCGGATATCATTCGTGCCATGACACCTGAGATGGTGTTTGACTACTTTGCGGTAAGGTTAAACAGTGACAAAGCCGCAGGTAAAGATCTGACGTTGGAGATCCGCTTGAGCGATCTTAACCGTGACTTCTGCCTGAACGTGAAAAACGCGGTGCTGAATTATGCCGAGCGCCAGTGCAAAACCAGCGATGTTTCCGTCACCCTGAATAAGGTGGTATTGGATGATATTCAATTGGGTAAGGGCAGCATCGATGACATGGTGAAGGCAGGCAAGGTAAGCCTTAAAGGCAGCGAGGCCAGTCTGAAAGAGTTCACTGGTATGCTGGATAATTTCAACTTCTGGTTTAATGTTGTGACGCCCTAA
- a CDS encoding DEAD/DEAH box helicase: MSSNEKTFRELGLTESVLRALDELGYETPTPIQAASIQPLMSGQDILGQAQTGTGKTGAFALPLLCSVDANLNAPQILVLAPTRELAVQVAEAFTSYAKHMKGFHVLPIYGGQSMYQQLQALRRGPQVVVGTPGRVMDHMRRGTLKLDTLKALVLDEADEMLKMGFIDDIEWILEHTPESRQLALFSATMPEQIKRVANKHLRNPVNISIAASHTTVESIEQRFVQVSQHNKLEALVRVLEVENTEGIIIFVRTRNSCMELAEKLEARGYAASPLHGDMNQQARERAVDQLKSGKLDILIATDVAARGLDVERIGHVVNYDIPYDTEAYVHRIGRTGRAGRTGMAILFVTSREMRMLRTIERATNSRISPMKIPSPESVAERRLSRLGEQVADILANEHLDFMKGAVAQLCQQLEVDTEQLAAALLHQVQLERPLQLPAMHERQRDNFDERTGRGQNDRAERGDRNERRRDSRPLPGNFGSADTLKDNPDISMKRYLIDVGRDHNVGVGNIVGAIANEANIDSRYIGQIQLYDAVTTVDLPDGMPKEVLQHLKKVRVCGKPLNIREVSTDGSDEIPVSNGPIPKRTRKPSGDRPERGERKFNDRGGDRGDRGGDRKFSERKSFDKKPAGKPRRPKED; encoded by the coding sequence ATGTCATCCAATGAAAAGACTTTCCGCGAACTCGGTCTGACTGAGTCTGTTTTGCGTGCCCTCGACGAGCTGGGTTATGAAACCCCTACGCCCATCCAGGCCGCCAGTATCCAACCTCTGATGTCCGGCCAGGACATCCTGGGTCAGGCACAAACAGGTACGGGTAAAACCGGTGCCTTTGCACTGCCACTGCTTTGCAGCGTCGATGCCAACCTCAATGCACCACAAATTCTGGTGCTGGCCCCTACCCGCGAACTCGCGGTACAGGTCGCCGAAGCCTTCACCAGCTATGCCAAACACATGAAGGGTTTCCACGTACTGCCTATCTACGGTGGCCAGAGCATGTATCAGCAGCTCCAGGCCCTGCGCCGTGGTCCACAGGTAGTTGTGGGCACACCAGGCCGTGTTATGGACCACATGCGTCGTGGCACCCTGAAGCTCGACACCTTGAAGGCTCTGGTACTCGACGAAGCCGATGAAATGCTGAAAATGGGCTTCATCGACGATATCGAGTGGATCCTCGAGCACACTCCAGAGAGCCGCCAGCTGGCCCTGTTCTCGGCCACCATGCCTGAGCAGATCAAGCGCGTTGCCAACAAGCACCTGCGCAATCCAGTGAACATCAGCATCGCCGCCAGCCACACCACAGTGGAATCCATCGAGCAACGTTTTGTGCAGGTGTCCCAGCACAATAAACTCGAGGCACTGGTACGGGTACTGGAAGTGGAAAACACTGAAGGTATCATCATCTTCGTGCGTACCCGTAACTCCTGTATGGAACTGGCCGAAAAGCTGGAAGCCCGTGGCTATGCCGCATCGCCACTGCACGGCGATATGAACCAGCAGGCCCGTGAGCGCGCCGTTGATCAACTGAAATCCGGCAAGCTGGATATTCTGATCGCCACCGATGTGGCCGCCCGTGGTCTGGACGTTGAGCGTATCGGCCACGTAGTAAACTACGATATTCCTTACGATACAGAAGCTTACGTGCACCGTATCGGCCGTACCGGCCGCGCGGGTCGTACCGGTATGGCAATTCTGTTTGTGACCAGCCGTGAAATGCGCATGCTTCGCACCATCGAGCGCGCCACCAACAGCCGTATCTCTCCAATGAAGATCCCAAGCCCAGAGTCTGTGGCCGAGCGTCGTCTGTCTCGCTTGGGTGAGCAGGTTGCCGACATCCTCGCCAACGAGCATCTGGACTTTATGAAAGGCGCCGTGGCTCAGCTGTGTCAGCAGCTGGAAGTGGATACCGAGCAACTGGCCGCGGCCCTGTTGCATCAGGTGCAGTTGGAGCGTCCATTGCAGCTGCCTGCCATGCACGAGCGTCAGCGTGACAACTTCGACGAGCGCACCGGCCGTGGCCAGAACGATCGCGCCGAACGTGGTGACCGTAACGAGCGTCGCCGTGACTCACGTCCTCTGCCAGGCAATTTCGGCAGTGCCGATACCCTCAAGGACAACCCGGACATCAGCATGAAGCGTTATCTCATCGATGTGGGTCGTGACCATAACGTGGGTGTGGGTAACATCGTGGGCGCCATCGCCAACGAAGCCAACATCGACAGCCGCTACATCGGCCAGATCCAGCTGTACGATGCAGTAACCACTGTTGACCTGCCAGACGGCATGCCAAAAGAAGTACTGCAGCACCTGAAAAAAGTGCGCGTATGTGGCAAGCCACTGAACATCCGTGAAGTAAGCACCGATGGCAGCGATGAAATCCCGGTAAGCAACGGGCCAATCCCCAAGCGCACACGTAAGCCATCCGGCGATCGTCCTGAGCGCGGAGAGCGTAAGTTCAACGATCGTGGCGGTGACCGTGGTGACCGCGGTGGCGACCGCAAATTTAGCGAGCGCAAGAGCTTCGACAAGAAGCCAGCTGGCAAGCCACGCCGTCCAAAGGAAGACTGA
- a CDS encoding M28 family peptidase, producing MGQGRLGYRIWGAALLACWLTGCASAPQCRRDLTAEWVSLPEVKQDVVHLASAPLAGRKTGTEGALLARRYLAVRFGESGLQPVAADFSPMTQERVQQTAEDSHPFFHPFSIDKLFGQRQGTNVIGLLPAAKANSRWRVVLAHYDHLGTSGSRYFAGADDNASGVAALLALAKQAAKDPLRPADLNLLFVATDAEEPGLYGSQALATRLGELGIVPELALNLDMVGHPGSPYAIYMEGSRKFANADELKALVERNGLCARLSHSRLERDGSAMKVNYLKASDHYPFHKSGVPWLYFGVPPHPQYHTVDDTPDKLDFNFLAATIEAVYPLLWTTLEPKLPQG from the coding sequence ATGGGACAGGGACGTCTTGGCTATCGGATTTGGGGAGCAGCCCTGTTGGCATGCTGGCTGACAGGTTGCGCGTCTGCTCCCCAGTGCAGGCGAGACCTGACGGCCGAATGGGTTTCTCTGCCTGAAGTAAAACAAGATGTCGTCCACCTGGCCTCGGCGCCCCTGGCAGGTCGCAAGACCGGCACCGAAGGGGCCTTGCTTGCCCGCCGGTATCTGGCAGTGCGTTTTGGCGAGTCGGGCCTGCAGCCGGTGGCGGCAGACTTTTCGCCCATGACGCAGGAAAGGGTGCAGCAAACGGCAGAAGACAGCCATCCCTTCTTTCATCCCTTCAGCATTGACAAGCTCTTCGGCCAACGTCAGGGAACCAACGTGATAGGTCTGCTGCCGGCAGCGAAGGCTAATTCGCGCTGGCGAGTCGTACTGGCCCACTACGATCATCTGGGCACAAGCGGCTCCAGATATTTTGCCGGTGCCGATGACAATGCCTCTGGCGTCGCCGCGCTGTTGGCGCTGGCAAAACAAGCGGCAAAGGATCCACTTCGCCCGGCGGATCTCAACCTGCTCTTTGTGGCAACCGATGCCGAAGAGCCGGGACTGTACGGCAGTCAGGCGCTGGCAACCCGACTTGGTGAGCTTGGCATAGTGCCAGAACTGGCACTGAATCTCGATATGGTCGGCCATCCCGGCAGTCCCTATGCCATCTACATGGAAGGCAGCCGCAAATTTGCCAATGCCGATGAGCTCAAAGCACTGGTGGAGCGTAACGGCCTCTGTGCCCGCCTCAGTCATTCCCGGCTGGAACGGGATGGCAGCGCCATGAAGGTGAACTATCTCAAAGCCTCTGATCATTACCCTTTCCATAAAAGCGGCGTGCCCTGGCTGTATTTTGGTGTGCCTCCCCACCCTCAGTACCACACGGTGGACGATACCCCGGATAAACTGGACTTCAACTTCCTGGCTGCGACCATAGAGGCGGTATACCCTTTACTCTGGACAACGCTGGAACCCAAGCTGCCTCAGGGGTAA